ACCCGCCCTGAACCTGCTCGCCGCCCGGACCCTCCTCTATGACCTCGGCCGTCCCGGCGAGACGGTCGTCGCCGAGCTGCAACGCGAACGCCGCCTCTCGGTCGTCGAGCTCGCCGGCACGACCGACCTGCCGGCCCTGGCCGAGCAGCGGCAGCGCACCGACCGGGCGGTCGCCGACCTGCGCCGCCGGATCGACGGCGAGGATCTGCGGGACGCCGCCAACGACCTGCTCGACACCCGACTGGACCAGCTCGCCGGCGCGCTGGACGCCCTGCCCGCCGGGCGCGGCTTCATCGACCGGCGGCAGGTGGACCGGGCCGGGGCGCTCGGCCTCTACAGCGGAATGATCTCCTCGGCCTTCCAGGCGTTCTCCGCCATGGCCACGCTGCCGGACACCCAGCTCAACCGGGAGGCGCTGGCGCTCACCGCGCTCGGCCGCTCCCGTGAGCTGCTCGGCCAGACCGACGCCCTGCTGGCCGGCGCGCTCACCGCCGGCCGGTACGCCGACGGCGAGTACGCGCAGCTCGTGCAGACCATCAACAACCAGCGCTTCCTGGCCGAGACCGCCGTCGCCGACCTGCCCGACACCGGCCGCGCCGGCTATCAGCGGCTCACCGAGGGGGAGGCCTTCATCCGGCTGCGCGCCCTCCAGGACACCCTGGTCCGCGCCCCCGAACTGCCGGCCCGGCTCGACGTGCGCACCTGGGAGACCAGCCAGGCGACCGTCCAGCGGGAACTGCGCGACTTCGAGCTGAGCCAGGCCGACGGGCTGGCCGAGCGCTCCGTCCCGATGGCGGTCGGCATCCTGACCCGGCTCGCCGCCGCCGGGGTGCTCGGACTCGCCGCGATCGTGGTCTGCGTACTGGTGGCGCTCCGGGTCGGCCGGTCGCTGGCCCGCCGGCTGACCGGGGTGCGTACCGCCGCGTTGGAGATGGCCGAGGAGCGGCTGCCCGACGTGATCACCCGGCTGCGCCGCGGCGAGGAGGTCGACGTCGCCCGGGAGGCTCCCGAGCTGGACCACGGCGGCGACGAGATCGGCCAGGTCGCACGGGCCTTCAACGAGGTACGGCGCACCGCCGTCCAGGCCGCCGTCGACGAGGTCACCCTGCGCCGGGGGCTCAACGAGGTCTTCCTCAACATCGCCCGGCGGAGCCAGGGGCTGGTGCACCGGCAGCTCGCCCTGCTCGACCGGATGGAACGGCACGCCGAGGACCCGGACGAGCTGGCCGGCCTCTTCCAGGTCGACCACCTCGCCACCCGGCTGCGCCGGCACGCCGAGGACCTGGTCATCCTGGCCGGCGCCGCGCCCGGCCGGGGCTGGCGCAACCCGGTCGCCACGGTCGACGTGATCCGCGGGGCGATCTCCGAGGTGGAGTCGTACGACCGGGTCGACGTCGGTACGGTGCAGCCCGCGGGCGTGCTGGGCCGTGCGGTCGGCGACGTGATCCACCTGCTCGCCGAGCTGCTCGAGAACGCCACCGCCTTCTCCCCACCCGGCACCCGGGTCGACGTCACCGGCCAGGCCGTCCCCAACGGGTACGCCATCGAGATCACCGACCACGGGCTGGGCATGTCGCCGCAGGCGCTCGAGGACGCCAACCGGCGGCTGTCCCGCTCCCCGGACTTCGACCCCGCCGACAGCGCCCGGCTCGGCCTCTTCGTGGTGGCCCGGCTCGCCGCCCGGCACGGGGTCCGGGTCAACCTGCGCCCGGCCACCCCCGGCGGGGTCACCGCCGTCGTCCTCGTCCCGGCCGACCTGGTCACCGACGAGCCGGCACTCGGGTCCGCCCGGGACGGCGCAGCGGCCGACGACCAGCGAATGGCGAAGGTGACCCGGCTCAGCACCCTGCCCCGGCCGCGCACCGCCCGCCCGGCCCGGGAACGCCACGAGTCGGGCACCCCCGTGCTGCCCTTCGCGGCCGGGCGGGGCTCCACGGTCGAGGCGCCCCCCGACGGCGACGGCCTGCCCCGCCGGGTACGCCGACGCGGGCCCGCCCGACCCCGCCCGGCCGCCGCGGAGACCCCGGCACCCCGCCCGCCCGAGGAGGTACGCCGGACGATGTCCGCCCTCCAGGCCGGCACCGCGCGGGGCCGGCGGGACGGCACCCGGGCGATGACCGCCCCGACCGTCCCGCTCGCCCAGGTCACGCCGATCGCGCCGGAGCAGCCCGCCGAGTCCTCCCCGCCGGAGCCGTCGGCGGTTCCGGATCCCCTGACCGCAACTGAGAGGGACGCCTAGTGGTGAACACGACGAGGCAGAACGCCGATCTCGACTGGTTGCTCGACGAGTTGGTGGACCGGGTCCCCGCCGCCCGGGAGGCGGTGGTGCTCTCGGCGGACGGGCTGCTGCTCGGGGCCTCCGCCGCGCTGGACCGGACCGACGCGGAGCACCTCTGCGCGCTGGCCTCCGGCTTCTCCAGCCTGGCGAAGGGCGCCACCCGGCACCTGGGCGGCGGGGCCGTCCGGCAGACCGTGGTGGAGATGGACTCCGCGTACCTCTTCGTCACCGCGGCCGGGCAGGGCGCCTGTCTCGCGGTGGTGAGCGAGGCGGACGCCGACATCGGCCTGGTCGCCTACGAGATGGCGATGCTGGTGATCCGGGTGGGCGAGAACCTCAGCGCCCCGGTGCGTTCCGCGGCGGGTGCGGCCGATGCGGGCTGAGTCGCCGGGACCGCAGCACGAGTGGCTCGACGGGGCCGCCGGGCCGGTCGTCCGCCCGTACACCCTGACCGGTGGCCGGGTCCGGCCCCCGGTGGAGGGCTTCGACCTGGTGGCCTTCGTGCTGGCCACGCCGTCCGCCGACCCGGCGGGCCAGCCGGGGTTGCAGCCGGAGCACCGGCGCCTGGTCGAGCTGGCCCGACGTCCGGTGGCGGTGGCCGACCTCGCGGCCGACCTCGACCTGGCGGTCGGCGTGGTCCGGGTGCTTCTCGGTGACCTGCTGGCCCGCCGGCTGGTCACGGTGCACCGGCCGCCGGCCGCCGCCCACCTGCCCGACGACAACATCCTCAAGGCGGTGGTCAGTGGACTCCGTGCGCTATGACCTGGACGGCACCGGCCGGTCGGTCCCGCTGGCCCTGAAGATCCTCATCGCGGGTGGCTTCGGTGCCGGCAAGACGACGCTGGTGAGCGCGTTGAGCGAGGTCCGGCCGTTGCAGACCGAGGAGGTGCTGACGGACGCCGGGATCGGCACCGACGACCTCTCCGGGGTGGAGCAGAAGTCGACCACCACGGTGGCGATGGACTTCGGCCGGATCACCATCAACGACGATCTCCAGGTCTATCTCTTCGGCACGCCCGGCCAGGACCGGTTCTGGTTCCTCTGGGACGAGCTGGCCTTCGGCGCGCTCGGCGCGGTGGTGCTCGCGGACACCCGCCGGCTGGCCGACTGCTTCCCGTCGATCGACTACTTCGAGCAGCGGGGCATCCCGTTCGTGGTCGGGGTGAACTGCTTCGACGGGTCCCGCCGGTTCAGCCTGGAGGCGGTCCGGGACGCGCTCGACCTGGACCCGGACGTGCCGATGGTGCTCTGCGACGCCCGCGAGCGGCAGTCCGGGAAGCTGGTGCTGATCTCGCTGGTCGAGCACGTCGCGCGGCAGCGGGGCGAGCCGGTCCCGGTCGGCTGAGCCGACCCGGCGGACGCGGCCCGGGGGGTCGGCGGCGGGGCGGTCGCGCGTCCGGCGGCGAACCGGTCGCGGAAAACACGCCTGAACCGCCGGCTCACCGGGAAGCCTCTGGTTGGATCGACGCAGACACGGCGGAAGGTGGGACCCGGTGACCGGTCAGGGCGAGGTCGTCCACATCGGCGGCTACACGGCGCACAGCGGCGGGCGCGCCGCGGGGATCGAGGTCGCCCGGCGCGACCCCGCGTCGGGGGAGCTGGCCGTGGTCGGCACGGCCGCGGTGACACCGTCGCCGTCGTTCCTCGTCCGGCACCCGGAGCTGCCGGTGGTCTATGCCGTCAACGAGCTGGCCGAGGGGCAGGTCAGCGCCTTCCGGGCCGCCCCGGACGGCGAGCTGACCGAGCTGGGCGTACGGCACACCGGCGGCGCCGAGCCGTGTCACCTGGCGGTCGCGCCGGACGGCCGGCACCTTTTCGTCGCCAACTACGGCGGCGGCAGCGTGGCCGTCTTCCCGCTCGACGCGCGGGGCGTCCCGGGGGACCGCAGTGACCTGGTCCGGCACGAGGGGCACGGCGCGGATCCCGAGCGGCAGGACCGGGCGCACTGTCACATGGTCTCGCCCGATCCGGCCGGTGGTCCGCTGCTCGTCGTCGACCTCGGCACCGACTCGGTCTACCGGTACGACCTCGACGCCGCCTCCGGTCGGCTGGTGCCGCGCGCCCCCCGGGTGCGTACCCCGGCCGGGACCGGCCCCCGGCACCTGGCCCGGCACCCCGACGGCCGACGCTGCTGGCTGGTCGGTGAGCTGGACGGCTCGGTGACCGCGTACGCGCTCGCCGACGGGGTGCTGCACCAGCGGGACCGGGTGGACGCCAGCGGGCGGCCCGGGCACGTGCAGCCGTCGGAGGTCGCCGTCGGGCCGGACGGCCGGTTCCTCTACGTCGGCAATCGGGGCGTCGGCACCGTCTCGGTCTTCTCGCTGGCCGCCGAGGCGCCGGAGCTGGTGGCCGAGGTCGACACGGGTGGCGGGTGGCCGCGGCACTTCGCGCTGGCCGGGGAGCACCTCTATGTCGCCGACGAGCGCGCCGACATGATCAGGATCTTCCGGGTGGACCCGGTCAGCGGGGTGCCGGAGGCGGTGGGGGAGCCGGTGGCGACCCCCAGCCCGACCTGCGTACTGCCCTGACGGCGACCGCTCCCGGGGTCGCCGGCGGACTCTCCGGAGTGGACGCTGACACGCCAGGAGACTGACTGGTCACTCACCGTAGCAGTTTTGCGATCAACTGTTTCTCCTGCGTAACTTTCGTCCGAACGGTTGTGGCAGTAACCCCACGAGATACGCAAGATGGTCAGCGTGTCTGGCCGCCATCGCATGCGTTCAAGCCTCCGCGGGGCAGGTGCCGCAGCAGCGGCGACTGCGCTCGTCGCCGTCATCGCCGGTTCCTGGTTCGGTTACCAGCAGCTGGCCGGCCCCTCGTGCTCCGGGCAGATCCAGCTGTCGCTCGCGGCCGCCCCGGAGATCGCCCCCGCCGTCAAGGCGGCGGCGGACCAGTGGGTCGCCGACGGGGCCGCGGTCGGCCCGACCTGCATCGCCGTGAACGTGACCGCCGCCGAGCCGGTGGACGTGGCCGCCGCGGTGGCGAGCAAGCACGGCGCCACTCTGGCCGGCGTCGGTCAGGCCAGCGGCACCGCGGTCACGCCGGACGTCTGGGTGCCGGACTCCTCGACCTGGCTGCTGCGGCTGCGCAACGGCGGGGCCACGGCGTTCGCCCCGGCCAACGGCGCGTCCATCGCCCGCAGCCCGATCGTGGTCGCGGTCCCCGAGCCGGTGGCCTCGGCCCGGCTGAACTGGCCGGACAAGAAGCTGACCTGGACCGATCTGCTGCGCCAGGTGACCAGCAGCAAGCCGCTGCGGGCCGGCATCGTCGAGCCGACCCAGGACGCGGCCGGCCTCTCCGGGCTGCTCTCGCTGACCGCCGCCGCGAGCGGGGCCGGCGGCGACGCGCAGAAGGCGATGACCGGGGCGTTCCGGGCGCTGGCCACCGGCCGCTCGGCCCTGCGGCAGGACCTCCTCGCCCGCTTCCCGCGCTCGTCCGACCCGGCAGCGATCGCCAACGGCCTGGGTGCCGCGGCGCTCTCCGAAGAGGACGTGATCGCGTACAACCAGACCAAGCCGCCGATCCAGCTCGCCGCGCTCTATCTGGAGCCGTCGCCGATGCCGCTGGACTACCCGTTCGCGGTGCTGCCCGGCATCGAGCCGGCGAAGGCGTCGGCCGCGAAGGTGCTCTTCGAGCTGCTCACCACTCCCGGCTTCCGGAACCGGCTGGCCGCCCAGTCGCTGCGCGGGCCGGACGGCAACTGGGGTGACGGGTTCAAGGCGCCGCAGGGTGCGCCGAGCCCGGCCAACGGCGGCGGGAACGCCGTGCCGGCGATCGGTCAGGGCGGCACGGCCGGCCTGGACCCGGCCGCGATCCAGCGGGCCACCGCTACCTGGTCCGTGGCGACCCAGTCCGGTCGGATGCTCTGCGTCATCGACGTCTCCGGTTCGATGAAGCAGGTCGTGCCGAGCGCCGGCAAGGCGACCCGCGAGCAGGTCACGGTCGAGGCGGCCCGGCGGGGTCTGGGTCTGTTCGACGACTCCTGGTCGATCGGGCTGTGGACCTTCTCCACCAAGCTCAGCGGCAACACCGACTACAAGCAGTTGGTGGGGATCAACCCGCTCTCGGGCAACCGGGGCGCGCTGGAGCAGGGCCTGGCCGGCATCCGACCCTCCGACGGCAACACCGGTCTCTACGACACCATGCTCGCGGCCTACAAGGAGGTCCAGCGGGAGTGGGAGCCGGGCAAGGTCAACTCGGTGGTGCTCTTCACCGACGGCAAGAACGACGACGACAACGGGATCTCGCAGGCGGAGCTGCTCAAGCAGCTCGCCAAGATCCAGGACCCGGAGCAGCCGGTGCAGGTGGTCATCATCGGTATCGGCGCCGACGTCAGCCAGGCGGAGCTCAAGTCGATCACCAAGGTCACCGGCGGAGGCGCCTTCGTCACCGAGGACCCGGCCAAGATCGGTGACATCTTCCTCCAGGCGATCGCGCTGCGGCCGAACGCTCCCCGCTGAGTCGCCAGTCAGGATAGGGTGTGCCGCCGTGCCGGGAATCCGGTACGGCGGCACGCTTCCCGGCCGTGGACCGGCCGAGGAGAAGTGACGGTAATACGTCCGAATCAATCGGCGTCCATAATTGTCGAGGCAAGATATGTCGACGTGCTCCGGCGCCGCCGGCCCCGACCGGGTCCGGCCTGAGCGAAGTGGGGAGGGCCGGTGACCTCGGCGACGCTGTTGACCCCCGCCAGGACCCCGACGGGACCGGGCGGCCACCGTCCCGGGCCGGCGGGTCGCGCCGACGAGCGGGCGTACGTCCGGCTCCTGGTGGTCCTGGACACCGCCGTGCTGGCCCTGGCCATCCTGGTGGGATACGTCGCCCGGTTCGGTGAGGAGGAACCGAGCGGCTCCAAGATCCCGTACGTGGTCGTGGCCCCCGGCCTGCTGCTCATCTGGCTGATCTCCCTGCGGGCCCTGCGCTGCTACGACGACCGGGTGCTCGGCTACGGCGCCGACGAGTACCGCCGGGTCAGCTCGGCCAGCCTCCGCCTGGCCGGCGGCATCGCGATCGCCGGTTACATCGCCGACGTCGGTGTCTCCCGGGGCTTCCTCGCCATCTCCTTCGCGGTCGGCACCCTCGGCCTGGAGGTGACCCGGTTCGCGGCCCGCAAGCGGCTGCACCGGGCGCGCGACCGGGGCACCGGCTGGTCCCGCAAGGTGCTGGTGGTCGGCGACACCGCGCACGTGCTGGAGCTGGTGCACACCCTGCGCCGCGAGCCGTACGCCGGCTACCAGGTGGTCGGCGCCTGCATCCCCGACGCCCTGCTCGCCCCGGTGCCGCAGCGCCTCGGCGACGTGCCGGTGGTCGGCTCGTTCCGCGGCATCCCCGAGGCGGCCACCGCCATCGGCGCCGACACCGTGGCCGTCACCGCCTCCGGCGAGCTGACCGCGACCCGGCTGCGCCGACTCGGCTGGCAACTCGAGGGCACCGGCGTCGACCTGGTCGTCGCGCCCGCGCTGACCGACGTCGCCGGCCCCCGCATCCACACCCGCCCGGTCGCCGGCCTCCCGCTGATCCACGTCGAGGCGCCCGAGTTCCGGGGGGCCCGCAAGCTGGTCAAGGGCTTCGTCGACCGCTCCATCTCGTTCGTGGCGCTGACCCTGCTGCTGCCGGTGGTGCTGGTGATCGCACTCGCCATCAAGCTGGACAGCCGGGGGCCGGTGCTGTTCCGGCAGGTCCGGGTCGGCCAGGGCGGCAAGGAGTTCGGCGTCTTCAAGTTCCGCACCATGGTCGTCAACGCCGACGCGCTGCTGGCCGAGCTGGCCGCCCGCAACGAGACCGACGGCCTGATGTTCAAGATGCGCGACGACCCCCGGGTCACCCGGGTCGGCAAGCTGCTGCGCAAGTGGTCGCTGGACGAGCTGCCCCAGCTGGCCAACGTGCTGTTCGGCCAGATGAGCCTGGTCGGCCCCCGCCCGCCGCTGCCCAGCGAGGTGGCCCGCTACGACGGCGACGTGGCCCGCCGCCTGCTGGTCAAGCCCGGCATGACCGGGCTCTGGCAGGTCAGTGGCCGCTCCGACCTGAGCTGGGAGGACGGCATCCGGCTGGACCTCTACTACGTGGAGAACTGGTCGCTCGCCGCCGACCTCACCATCCTCTGGAAGACCTTCGGCGCGGTCGTCAACAGCCGCGGCGCGTACTGAGCCGAGCCCAGGCGCTCCGCTGAGCCCCGCCCCGGCGCGCGACCGCGCCGGGGCCGGCCGGCGGTCAGGGCTGCGGACCCAGCCAGTCGAGGCAGACCACCACCGCGTCGTCGACCAGGTCACCGGCGACGAAGGCCCGCAGGTCGCCGATGAGGGAGCGGACGGCGTCCAGCGGCTCCATCGGCCCGGTCCGGCGCAGGAACCGGTCCAGCGCCGTCTCGCCGTACCGGATCTGCTGGCCGGTGGCGTCGATGACGCCGTCGCTGACCACGAAGAGCCGGTCCCCGCGCTGGAGCTGGAAGTGCTGCTCCCGGTAGTCGGTGTCCTCGAACATCCCGAGCGGGAACTGCTTCTCCAGCGTCTGCTCGCTGACCTCGCCGTCGCGCAGCAGGAGCAGCCGGGGCGAGCCGGCGTCGACCGCGGTCAGCCGGCCCTCGGCCAGGTCCAGCTCGATCATCAGCGCGGAGAGGTGCTGCGCGCCCCGGTGCAGGGCATAGACCGCCTGGTCGGCCAGGGCCGCCTGGTCGGCGAGGCTCAGCTCGGCCCGGCGGGCGTTGCGCAGCGCGTGGGTCGCCAGCGTGGTCAGCAGCGACGCGGCCACCCCCTCCCCGGAGCCGTTGATCGTGGTCAGCCAGAGCCGGTGGCCGTCGTCGGACCAGTCGAAGCTGTCGCCCCGCACCGCGTACGCCGGTTCGAGCTGGCCGGCGAGGCTGAACGACGGCCGGATCCGGCTGCGGCCCGGCAGCAGCTCCCACTGCATCTCCGCGGCGAGCGTGAGCCGTCGGCTGCGCCGGGCGGTCAGGTAGACGTCCGTGCTGGCGGTCACGGCGGCCACCTCGTGCCCGAAGGCGGTGGCGATGCCGTCCAGCGTGTCGACGACGGCCGGGTCGGTGGGGACCGGTGACAACTTCAGCACGCCGCGCCGCTCACCCCGCATACCCACCGGGAACCAGCCGGTGCCGTCGTTGAGGATCGGCTCCTGGTGGTCGAAGCACCGCCAGGCGGGATGCCCCGGCCCGCTGATCGGCTCCCCGCCGCTCAGCGGGAGCAGCACCGACAGTCGGTAGTCGACCTGGTACAGCTCCGCCTCGGTGATCCCGTACGACCGGGCCAGCTCGGCGGCGAGCCGATCGAGCAGCAGATCGGCCGGCGCCTCGGTGAGGGTGCGCCGGGCCCGATCATCCGGTCCGCTCATCTTTGCTCCTTTGCACAGGTCGTCGGCCTGATGGGCGAGGTAGTCTCGGGCCCACCATGGCCGAAGAACACGGTCCGTACGGACCAGAAGCGAGTATGGCTGCCGCTCTCGACGAGACGGCGGGCACCCTGCTGGCTGTCTGGGAGGCGGCCCGGGAGCGGACCACCCGGCTCTCCGGCGCCCAGTTACGCGCCGTCATGGTCGTCGAGCAGCATGACGGGATCAACCTCCGCCGGCTCGCCGGGCAGCTCGACATGTTGCTCTCCTCCGCCAGCCGGCTCTGCGACCGGCTCGTCGCGGCGGGCATGCTGGAGCGGGAGCCGGGCCGGTTCGACCGGCGGGAGATCTCCCTGCACCTCACCCCGGAGGCGGTCCGCCTCCTGGCCGAGCTGCGGGCCGCCCGCAAGGACCGGCTGGAGCGGGTGCTGGCCGGGATGAGCCCGGAGGGAAGGGCGGCGCTGTCCCGGGGGATGGCGGAGTTCCACGAGGTGGTCCGGCGCCGGTCGGCCCCGGAGGGAGGCTGGCCGGTCCTCCAGTCCGCCGGGGAACCGTCGACCGAGCCGGCCGGCGACCCGCCGGTGGCGCGTACCGCCTGACCGGGCCGCGCTCAGCCGCCGGTGGCGCGACCGCGCTCAGCCGTCGGTGGCCGCGACCCGCGCCAGCCGCAGGTGGTGGCCCGCTCGGGGATGCTCCGACAGGGCCCGCTCGCAGCTGGCGAGCACCACGTCGAGCAGCCGCCGTCCGCCGCGGGCGGTGAGCACCTCGTCCTGCCAGCGCACGAAGTCGATCAGCAGCTCCGGGTCGCGGACCCGCAGCGACGCCGCCAGGGCGTCGACCAGGTGGGCCACCCCGGTGGCGATGTCGTCGGCGGTCTCCTCGGGCGGGTCGACCGCGCGCAGGGCCGCGTGGACCACCTCCCGCCGGTGACGCAGCACGGCCACGTACTCGTCGTCGGGAGTCGGCGCGCTCGGGCCGGTCGGGTGGCCGGTGAAGACCTGCCGGTCGAGCAGGCGGACCGCGTCCCGGGCGGTGGCGCCCCAGGCCGCCGCGCCGACCGCGGCGGCCCACCGGCCGTCCGGGCCGAAGCCGGGGCCGCCCGCCACGACCGGCACCCCGGCGGCCCGGCAGGACTCCACCATCCGGGCCGCGCGGACCAGCCGGGTCGGCTGCACGCAGCTCAGCAGCACCGCGTCGGGCCCGCTCTGGTGCAGGTAGGAGACCAGGTGCCGGGCGGGCACGCTGGCGCCCAGGAAGGTCACCCGCCAGCCGGCGGCCCGGACCACCTCGGCCACGATGCGGGCGGCCAGCGCGTGCCACTCGCCCTCGACACAGGCCGTCACGACGTGGCCGAGCCGGGGGGCCGCGGTGATGCGGGCGGCCACGGCGCCCACCACCACCTCGCTGACGTGCGTCGCGGCGTGTTCCTGGGGGACGCTCCACGACCCGGTCAGCCAACGCCGACCGATCTCCCGCTGCGCCACCGCGACCACGTCCACCAGGACGTCCGTCACCGGGACACCGGCGTCGAGCAGCCCGAGGGCCAGCCCGACCGCGCCGGCCTGGTCGGCCCGGTCCAGGCGGTCGAGGTACGCCTCGACGACGTCCGACCCGATCCCGCCGGTGGCCGTCCCGCCGTCGTGGCTTCCGCTCACGCCGCCGCCACGACCAGCATGGCGATGTCGTCGTGGACCTGCCCGTCCAGCCACTCGTCGACCAGTTGCAGCAGCCGCTCGACCAGCACGGCCGGCGGCAGCCCGGCCGCCTGGGCGACCGCCTCGCGCAGCCGGCCGTCGCCGAACATCTCCAGCTCGGTGGGGCCGCCCCGCGCCTCGGTCACCCCGTCGGTGTACGCGAGCAGCAGCTCACCGGGGGCCAGCCGGACCTGCGCCTCGACGAAGCGGGCCGTGGCGAACGCGCCGACCGGCATGCCACCCACCTGCACCGGCTCGACGGTCCCGTCGGCGCGGACCACCAGCGGCGACGGGTGGCCGCCGCCGGCGAGGGAGAGCAGCAGGCCGCCGTCCGCCTCCCGGGTGAAGGCACCGAGCAGCAGGGTGGTGAACTGGCTGCGCCGGGCGGCGTCGGGCGCGTCGAGCAGCGCCCGGTTGAGCAGCCGGATCAGCTCCAGCGGGCGCTGCTCGACCAACCGCAGGGTCTGCAGGGACTGACGTACCCGGCCGGTCAGCACGGCCGCGCCGACGCCCTTGCCGCAGACGTCGCCCAGGGCGAACATCGCGCCGCCCCCGGTGCGGAAGACGTCGTAGAAGTCCCCGCCGATGCGCAGGCTGTCCCCGGCGGCCCGGTAGCCGCCGGCCAGCCGCGCGCCGGGGACGGTGGGCAGCTCCGGTGGGAGCAGGCTGTTCTGCAGGACCCGGGCCAGGTGGGCCTGCTCGCCGTAGAGGTCGGCGGCGGCCAGGGCGGCGCCGGCCCGGGCGGCGAACTCGCGGGCCAGGTCGATCTCCCGCTGGTCGAAGCCGGGGCGTCCGGCGCGGCGGACCAGCAGCAGCGCGCCGGCCGGCCCGCCGGCGCTGAGCATCGGGCTGATCAGCAGCGTGCCGGGGCGGCCGAAGCCGTCGGGCAGCAGGTCGGCCAGGTCGGCCAGTTCGGCGGTCAACCACGGGCTGGGCTCGGTGGCGTCGCCGTGGAGCGCCTCGACGAGGCCGGGGACGCTGCCGGCGATCGCCCAGGAGGCGATGCCGGTGACGGGGACGCGGTCGCCGTCGGCGTACCGGACCCAGTGCGGCTCGTCCTCGGCGGGCGCGGGCGGGCGGTGCACGACCAGTGCGGCGTCGCCGAGGTAGGGCACCGGGAGGGTGGCGGCCGTACGCAGCGTCTGGTCCCGGTGCAGCGAGAGGCCGAGCCGGCTGCCGGCCTGGGCCAGGAAGGCGGTGCGGGAGCGCTCGGCGAGCAGCGCGTCGGTACGGGCCTGCTCCTCGGTGACGTCCCGCACGTACCAGGCGCAGCCGCCGGTGGCGAGGCTGCGGCGGACCCCGCGCAGCCGGCGGCCCCGGTGCTCCAGGTCGACGGTGTCGATGCCGGAACGCACCGCGCCGGCCAGCGCGTCGATCGCGCACCGGGCCAGGTCGGTGCCGGGGGTGAGGTCGGGGAGGAGTTCGACCGCCATGGCGTTGACCAGGGTCACCACGCCGGCCTGGTCGGTGGTGACGATCGCCTCGGCGAGCCCGTCCAGCAGTTCCCGGGCCAGCCGTGAGTCGGCCGGGAGCGGGGTCCCGACGGTACGCCGGGGGCGGGACCGGGACACCTGCCCGCCGCCGCTGACCGGTCCGGCGAGACCGCCCCGGCGGCCGGCCGTCACCGCTGCTCGCCGGGCGCCCGGGTCCGTCGACCTGTGCGCATGCTGTTCGTGGACTCCTCGTTCGCGTGCTTGTCTGCGCGCAAGCGTACCGACGTGGGCTGGTGATCGCCCATCGAGCAGGTGCGCGGTCAGCCCGTACGGGTCAGCCAGCCGGCCGGGCGGTCGATGATCCGGCGGACCACCGAGCTGGCCCCACCGACGGCCGCCGACCGGGCGCCGAGGGCCGCCGGACGGACCGTTACCGGGGACCAGGCGGCGGTGAGCACCCGGCGGGACAGCTCGGCCACCACCGGCGGGCGCAGCCACGGCGCGAGGGGGGCGTATCCGCCGCCGAGGACCACGGTGTCCAGATCCAGCAGGTTCACCACGCCCGCGACGGCGACCCCGAGGGCGGTTCCGGCGTCCGCCAGCGCGGCCAGGGTGGCGGGGTCGCCGGCCTCGGCCAGCTCGGCCAGCCGGCTCGCGGCGGTGTCGGCGGGCAGGTCCGCGCCGGCCAGTCCGGCGGCGGCGAGGACGGCTTCCTGGCCCGCGTACCGCTCCAGGCAGCCCTGGCCGCCGCAGCGGCAGGGCCGGCCCTGCGGGTGCACCGGGATGTGACCGATCTCGCCGCTCCAGCCGCGGGCGCCCCGGTAGAGCGTGCCGTCCAGGACGATCCCCGCGCCGATCCCGATCTCGCCGGAGATGTGCAGGAAGCTGGCGGAGCCGGGCGGACCGGCGTGCAGCTCGCCGAGGGCGGCCAGGTTGGCCTCGTTCTCGACCACCAGCGGCGGGATCCCGTCGACGGCTTCGGCCAGCCGGTGACCGGCGAGCAGGCCGGGGACGTCGACGTCCCGCCAGCCGAGGTTGGGCGCGAGCCGGACCATGCCGCCGGCGCCGACCAGGCCGGGCACGGCGAGGGCCACGCCGGCCGGGGTCAGCCCGTCCCGTACGGCCGCGGTGTGCGCGTCGGCGGCCAGCGCGGCGAGCCGGGTCAGGGCGTCG
This genomic interval from Micromonospora sp. CCTCC AA 2012012 contains the following:
- a CDS encoding cobalamin B12-binding domain-containing protein: MSGSHDGGTATGGIGSDVVEAYLDRLDRADQAGAVGLALGLLDAGVPVTDVLVDVVAVAQREIGRRWLTGSWSVPQEHAATHVSEVVVGAVAARITAAPRLGHVVTACVEGEWHALAARIVAEVVRAAGWRVTFLGASVPARHLVSYLHQSGPDAVLLSCVQPTRLVRAARMVESCRAAGVPVVAGGPGFGPDGRWAAAVGAAAWGATARDAVRLLDRQVFTGHPTGPSAPTPDDEYVAVLRHRREVVHAALRAVDPPEETADDIATGVAHLVDALAASLRVRDPELLIDFVRWQDEVLTARGGRRLLDVVLASCERALSEHPRAGHHLRLARVAATDG
- a CDS encoding PP2C family protein-serine/threonine phosphatase codes for the protein MTAGRRGGLAGPVSGGGQVSRSRPRRTVGTPLPADSRLARELLDGLAEAIVTTDQAGVVTLVNAMAVELLPDLTPGTDLARCAIDALAGAVRSGIDTVDLEHRGRRLRGVRRSLATGGCAWYVRDVTEEQARTDALLAERSRTAFLAQAGSRLGLSLHRDQTLRTAATLPVPYLGDAALVVHRPPAPAEDEPHWVRYADGDRVPVTGIASWAIAGSVPGLVEALHGDATEPSPWLTAELADLADLLPDGFGRPGTLLISPMLSAGGPAGALLLVRRAGRPGFDQREIDLAREFAARAGAALAAADLYGEQAHLARVLQNSLLPPELPTVPGARLAGGYRAAGDSLRIGGDFYDVFRTGGGAMFALGDVCGKGVGAAVLTGRVRQSLQTLRLVEQRPLELIRLLNRALLDAPDAARRSQFTTLLLGAFTREADGGLLLSLAGGGHPSPLVVRADGTVEPVQVGGMPVGAFATARFVEAQVRLAPGELLLAYTDGVTEARGGPTELEMFGDGRLREAVAQAAGLPPAVLVERLLQLVDEWLDGQVHDDIAMLVVAAA
- a CDS encoding ROK family transcriptional regulator — encoded protein: MATMWHCQAVTSVSTAGAVRQGSLRELNLAVVLRRIAGADRPPSRADLAAATGLTRATVSAVVDDLIGGRLVAEAEPAPRTGAGRPARGLVLADHGPAGLGLEVNVDYLAACVVDLTGAVRHHVVERADLRPVSPADALTRLAALAADAHTAAVRDGLTPAGVALAVPGLVGAGGMVRLAPNLGWRDVDVPGLLAGHRLAEAVDGIPPLVVENEANLAALGELHAGPPGSASFLHISGEIGIGAGIVLDGTLYRGARGWSGEIGHIPVHPQGRPCRCGGQGCLERYAGQEAVLAAAGLAGADLPADTAASRLAELAEAGDPATLAALADAGTALGVAVAGVVNLLDLDTVVLGGGYAPLAPWLRPPVVAELSRRVLTAAWSPVTVRPAALGARSAAVGGASSVVRRIIDRPAGWLTRTG